From a single Candidatus Izimaplasma bacterium HR1 genomic region:
- the yddE gene encoding putative isomerase YddE, whose amino-acid sequence MSLYLLTAFPKTEYGGNKAGVYLDADNLTEKEMKKIAKDVGFSETAFVMKSDVADFRVRFFTPTNEVDLCGHATIATFNLLRDLKVIEVGTYTQETKAGVLKLIIKKDEVFMEQVLPEFYEELSYSDISTCFSNSHYTNDDLPIQIVSTGIKEIFLPVKDTKTLNKLKPNFEEIIEVSIRHNVIGIHAFTLAEDCDAYGRNFAPVVGIKEESATGTSNGALGCYIYKHANKKEKYVLRQGYAMDLPSEIITKLEIKDNEIKKVLVGGSARIIKE is encoded by the coding sequence ATGTCATTATATCTTTTAACTGCTTTTCCTAAAACAGAGTATGGTGGGAATAAGGCAGGTGTATATTTAGATGCTGATAATCTTACAGAAAAAGAAATGAAAAAGATTGCTAAAGATGTTGGTTTTAGTGAGACTGCATTTGTGATGAAAAGTGATGTTGCTGATTTTAGAGTTAGATTCTTTACTCCTACTAATGAAGTTGATTTATGTGGTCACGCTACTATAGCTACTTTTAATCTTTTGAGGGATCTAAAAGTTATTGAAGTTGGGACATATACTCAAGAAACAAAAGCGGGTGTATTGAAACTTATAATCAAAAAAGATGAAGTATTTATGGAACAAGTTCTTCCTGAGTTTTATGAGGAACTTAGTTATTCGGATATTAGTACTTGTTTTAGCAATAGTCATTACACTAACGATGACTTACCTATTCAAATAGTTTCAACAGGAATCAAAGAAATATTTCTTCCTGTAAAAGACACAAAAACACTAAACAAATTGAAGCCTAATTTTGAAGAAATAATTGAGGTTTCAATTAGACATAATGTAATTGGTATTCATGCTTTTACTCTCGCTGAAGACTGTGATGCATACGGTAGAAACTTCGCTCCAGTAGTAGGAATAAAAGAAGAAAGTGCAACAGGAACTTCTAATGGAGCGCTTGGTTGTTACATCTATAAACATGCTAATAAAAAAGAAAAATATGTTTTAAGACAAGGATATGCAATGGACTTACCTAGTGAAATAATAACTAAGTTAGAAATAAAAGATAATGAAATTAAGAAAGTCCTTGTTGGTGGAAGTGCAAGAATA